A genomic segment from Desulfurella amilsii encodes:
- a CDS encoding TorD/DmsD family molecular chaperone, with amino-acid sequence MSNNPQTQNLQRRFLYNLLSDIFILKPEKEFLDKIHQKDIYTFLKSFLDNHQDIKELENYITSLMKNDNRLIELGLVYENTFVIPVAMYYIPPYMSAFINYANLRSNNSFYTISEELNSLYGLYGLHFDYRSDHLSVIFSFMSYLINMDLSENISTIEEQYKFFKKYIVNWVEIFFNEVLQRCDNKFYKMFSNIGKNFIALESNLMKEV; translated from the coding sequence ATGAGCAACAATCCGCAAACTCAAAATCTACAGAGAAGGTTTTTATACAACCTTCTCTCTGATATATTTATTCTAAAGCCTGAAAAGGAATTTTTAGATAAAATTCATCAAAAAGATATATATACATTCTTAAAGAGTTTTTTAGATAATCATCAAGATATTAAAGAGCTAGAAAACTATATCACTTCTTTGATGAAAAACGATAATAGATTAATTGAGCTGGGTTTAGTTTATGAAAATACTTTTGTCATTCCAGTTGCAATGTATTACATACCGCCATACATGAGTGCCTTTATAAATTATGCAAATTTACGCTCAAATAACTCTTTTTATACAATAAGCGAAGAGTTGAATTCACTTTATGGCCTATATGGCTTGCATTTTGATTATAGAAGCGACCATTTATCAGTTATATTTTCGTTTATGAGTTATTTGATAAATATGGATTTGTCGGAAAATATATCTACTATTGAAGAGCAATATAAATTCTTCAAAAAATATATTGTCAACTGGGTAGAAATTTTTTTTAATGAAGTATTGCAAAGATGCGATAATAAGTTTTATAAGATGTTTTCAAATATCGGTAAGAATTTTATAGCCCTAGAAAGTAACCTAATGAAAGAGGTTTAA
- the sppA gene encoding signal peptide peptidase SppA — protein sequence MKKIIKAFVVVFVVVFAINFFYNIFSPAKIAVVNIYGIITPNTAKTICEQLNEAQKDPTYKAILLKIDSPGGDATQSEKIYYLVKKIDQKKPVVALIESVGASGAYFASLGARKIVTYPASLTGSIGVIFEGINVYKLANKIGIEEFVVKSGKVKDAGNPLRKPTKADKEMLFSVVESVYNQFLQSVSTSRHISIKQLKPLADGRVFTGQMALNYHLIDSIGGFDAAKAYLKDYTGIKSLKFVDLSDDNMSVSKLFGLSNIERLLDLSKTPSLQMIFK from the coding sequence ATGAAAAAGATAATAAAAGCTTTTGTAGTAGTTTTTGTTGTAGTTTTTGCTATAAATTTTTTTTACAATATTTTTAGCCCTGCAAAAATTGCAGTTGTCAATATTTATGGTATTATCACGCCAAATACTGCGAAAACTATATGTGAGCAGCTAAATGAAGCACAAAAAGACCCCACCTACAAAGCTATTTTGTTAAAAATAGACTCACCTGGTGGTGATGCAACTCAAAGCGAAAAAATTTACTATTTAGTAAAGAAAATAGATCAAAAAAAGCCCGTTGTTGCCCTAATTGAAAGCGTTGGTGCAAGCGGTGCTTATTTTGCATCACTGGGAGCTAGAAAAATTGTGACATATCCAGCTTCTTTAACTGGTAGCATTGGTGTTATATTTGAGGGGATTAATGTTTACAAACTGGCAAATAAAATCGGTATTGAAGAGTTTGTTGTAAAAAGTGGCAAAGTAAAAGATGCAGGAAATCCTTTAAGAAAACCTACTAAAGCGGACAAAGAAATGCTTTTTAGCGTTGTAGAAAGCGTATATAATCAATTTTTACAATCTGTATCAACATCAAGGCATATCAGTATAAAACAGCTAAAACCCTTAGCTGATGGAAGGGTATTTACTGGGCAAATGGCACTAAATTACCATTTAATAGATTCGATTGGGGGTTTTGATGCTGCTAAAGCTTACCTTAAAGATTATACCGGGATTAAAAGCTTAAAATTTGTTGATCTAAGTGACGATAATATGTCAGTTTCTAAACTTTTTGGATTAAGTAATATCGAAAGGTTGTTGGATTTATCAAAAACACCAAGTTTGCAGATGATTTTTAAGTAA
- a CDS encoding S1 RNA-binding domain-containing protein: protein MDKEYMLNYENTFKDFKEGEIIEGIIINIKDDYVFVDIGYKSEGIVPLNEFKSPCNIGDKIKVMFLGRQDANGFQMLSKLKADRLIGFNTITQAFKEEKAVKGTIKASIKGGFLVDVDGFVAFLPGSLVDLSKRRNFDYYIGKEYEFKVISVDEQKKNAILSRKQLLEEIANKQRTDLIDKIKVGDIVEGKVKNIVDYGVFVDLGGIDGFVHITDISWKKILKPQDVLKPQDEIKAKVMRIEDKDDKKRVFLSIKHLSADPWEEIKIKEGDVVEGKISNIVDYGIFIELSDGVEGLIHNSEISWIKFPKEAKEELSVGQSIRSKVLMVDTLKKKIALSIKRLDAEPWSSVEEKFRVGDIVEGVVTGIKDFGVFVKLDEGIEGLIHTNELSWSPEERPTLSINEKIEVKIIDINLDKKKIALSLRQLEPDPWSLIEGKYKAGDIVEGVVTGIKDFGVFVKIEKGVESLVPRSELNNISVNKDEKVKIKIIRLEIQKRKMISRLM from the coding sequence ATGGATAAGGAATATATGTTGAATTACGAAAATACTTTTAAGGACTTTAAAGAAGGTGAGATTATCGAAGGCATTATTATAAACATAAAAGATGATTATGTGTTTGTAGATATAGGATATAAATCCGAAGGAATTGTGCCATTAAACGAATTTAAAAGTCCGTGCAATATTGGCGATAAAATAAAAGTAATGTTTTTGGGAAGACAAGACGCAAATGGTTTTCAAATGCTATCAAAATTAAAGGCAGATAGGCTTATAGGTTTTAACACAATTACTCAAGCCTTCAAAGAAGAAAAAGCCGTTAAAGGCACTATAAAAGCTTCCATAAAAGGTGGCTTTTTGGTTGATGTTGATGGTTTTGTAGCTTTTTTGCCTGGCTCTTTGGTAGATTTATCAAAAAGAAGAAATTTTGACTACTATATTGGCAAAGAGTACGAATTTAAAGTTATAAGCGTAGATGAGCAAAAAAAGAACGCTATTTTATCAAGAAAACAATTATTAGAAGAGATTGCTAACAAACAAAGAACTGATTTAATTGATAAAATTAAGGTTGGAGATATAGTTGAAGGCAAAGTAAAAAATATCGTTGATTATGGTGTTTTTGTTGATCTTGGCGGGATTGATGGGTTTGTGCATATTACTGATATCTCGTGGAAAAAAATTTTAAAACCTCAGGATGTTTTAAAACCCCAAGACGAGATTAAAGCTAAAGTTATGCGTATTGAAGATAAGGATGATAAAAAAAGGGTGTTTTTAAGCATTAAGCATTTATCTGCTGACCCATGGGAAGAGATAAAAATTAAAGAAGGTGATGTTGTTGAAGGCAAAATTTCAAATATCGTTGACTATGGCATTTTTATTGAACTATCAGATGGTGTAGAGGGTTTGATACATAATTCTGAGATTAGCTGGATAAAATTTCCAAAAGAGGCCAAAGAAGAGTTAAGCGTTGGTCAATCTATAAGATCAAAAGTTTTAATGGTTGATACTCTAAAGAAAAAAATAGCGCTGAGTATTAAGAGGCTTGATGCAGAACCCTGGTCTAGTGTTGAAGAAAAATTTCGTGTGGGCGATATCGTAGAGGGCGTCGTTACAGGCATAAAAGATTTTGGTGTTTTTGTAAAACTAGACGAAGGCATTGAAGGTCTAATTCATACTAACGAGCTTTCTTGGTCACCAGAAGAAAGACCGACTTTAAGTATTAACGAAAAGATTGAAGTAAAAATTATTGACATAAATTTAGATAAGAAAAAAATAGCTTTATCTTTAAGACAACTTGAGCCAGACCCATGGAGCTTAATTGAGGGCAAATATAAAGCTGGCGATATAGTAGAGGGCGTCGTTACAGGCATAAAAGATTTTGGTGTTTTTGTAAAAATTGAAAAAGGCGTAGAAAGTCTTGTTCCAAGGAGTGAGCTGAATAACATTAGTGTGAACAAAGATGAAAAAGTTAAAATAAAAATAATCAGACTAGAAATACAAAAGAGAAAAATGATTTCAAGATTGATGTAA
- a CDS encoding PQQ-binding-like beta-propeller repeat protein, whose translation MLKKISAFLLLLTIFSVYSCSGTKHIKLTVEEKPSPIAKQTSIVSPPVKVEKIYSIGPVSYRAKIFIYDDMIYIGSTNKNLYMINLKNLDAKKFDIKEPIEAEVYADNYIYVGTKKGQLFKIDYKDNIVWKKQFEFPIVGSIVENDGYLYITTTNNTLYKIDKLDGKTVWKFHRNTAPMSVKGFSIPVFTNDAIYIGFDNGMLYKLTKDGDEIWQVKVGKGELFVDVDSKAKLTNSNVYATSTTGYTQAISIDKAMPVWSKEISSFANPQISPFALFVANEKGGVEALDPQSGSTIWSKTLSYNYDVYSMYLSGNDYLFCLLSNGRLVVLNALNGKIMQIFNLGGTFDSKFTYYKNALYIISRNGSIYKIY comes from the coding sequence GTGCTCAAAAAAATAAGTGCTTTTTTGCTGTTATTAACAATTTTTTCTGTGTACTCTTGTTCTGGTACTAAACATATTAAATTAACTGTGGAAGAAAAACCATCGCCCATAGCAAAACAAACAAGTATTGTTAGCCCGCCCGTAAAAGTAGAAAAAATTTACAGCATAGGTCCTGTATCTTATAGGGCAAAAATTTTTATTTACGATGATATGATATATATTGGAAGCACAAATAAAAACCTCTATATGATAAACTTAAAAAACCTAGATGCTAAGAAGTTTGATATAAAAGAACCTATAGAAGCAGAAGTTTATGCTGATAATTACATATATGTTGGCACAAAAAAAGGTCAACTTTTCAAGATAGACTACAAAGATAATATTGTATGGAAAAAACAATTTGAATTTCCTATCGTTGGCAGTATAGTAGAAAATGATGGCTATCTTTATATAACTACTACAAACAATACACTATATAAAATAGACAAACTCGATGGCAAGACAGTATGGAAGTTTCACAGAAATACAGCTCCAATGAGCGTAAAAGGCTTTAGCATACCTGTATTTACAAACGACGCCATCTATATTGGCTTTGACAACGGTATGCTTTATAAATTGACTAAAGATGGTGATGAAATCTGGCAAGTAAAGGTGGGTAAAGGAGAGCTTTTTGTGGATGTTGACTCGAAAGCCAAATTGACAAATTCTAATGTTTATGCAACAAGCACAACCGGATATACACAAGCTATATCAATTGATAAAGCAATGCCTGTTTGGTCAAAAGAAATATCTAGCTTTGCAAACCCCCAAATCTCACCTTTTGCACTGTTTGTTGCAAATGAAAAAGGTGGCGTAGAAGCACTTGATCCTCAAAGCGGCAGTACTATCTGGAGTAAAACCCTTAGCTACAATTACGATGTTTATTCAATGTATTTATCTGGCAATGATTATTTGTTTTGCTTGCTTTCAAATGGTAGATTAGTGGTACTTAATGCGCTAAATGGCAAAATTATGCAGATATTTAATTTAGGCGGCACTTTTGACTCAAAATTTACTTACTACAAAAATGCCCTTTATATAATCTCAAGAAATGGCAGCATTTATAAAATTTATTGA
- the ftsH gene encoding ATP-dependent zinc metalloprotease FtsH, with amino-acid sequence MQNNNDEQKPNKNNNYQNLIKFSLFYLLIGLLAIYFYQSFFAIQKKTLSYSEFKTLVAKNRIISCDISSQYIKGEYLNDKNKKEQFVTVSVKDPNLVKDLEEHHVDFSGTITNTWLTNLIFGWILPFGLLFFLWWFMTKKIRGSSGSIFGFGKGRFKVYLNKRPDVKFSDVAGIDEVKYEVEEIVEFLKNPSKYQKLGGRIPKGVLLVGAPGTGKTLLAKATAGEAEVPFLSISGSEFIEMFVGVGASRVRDLFQEAKKLAPCIVFIDEIDTIGKSRAINTMTSNDEREQTLNQLLAEMDGFESNLGVIIMAATNRPEILDPALLRPGRFDRQIIVDKPNVTGREAIFKVHVKKVKLDNDVDIKKLAQMTPGLVGADIENIVNEAALLAARENGETVNMRHFEEAIERQIAGLKKQNRAMREEEKRRVAVHESGHAIIAYLTPNADKVHKISIIPRGVAALGYTQQLPTDDRYLITKQEMLNMIKVLFGGRIAEEIVLKDISTGAQNDLSRATDIARSIVTKLGMSESIGLVVLEDPAKSRFLGSEGIFAQKDEISEKTKETVDAEINKILNDCYRQAKQMLEQNIDKLEKLTNILLEKEEINEEELKKVMENKDV; translated from the coding sequence ATGCAAAATAATAATGATGAACAAAAACCAAACAAAAATAACAACTACCAAAATTTAATAAAATTTTCCCTGTTTTACTTGCTGATTGGGCTTTTAGCAATTTACTTTTACCAAAGCTTTTTTGCCATTCAGAAAAAAACACTTAGTTACTCAGAATTTAAGACACTTGTTGCTAAAAATAGAATAATAAGCTGTGACATTTCGTCTCAATACATAAAAGGCGAGTATTTAAACGACAAAAACAAAAAAGAACAATTCGTAACAGTTTCGGTAAAAGACCCTAACTTAGTAAAGGACCTTGAAGAACACCATGTAGATTTTAGTGGCACAATTACAAATACATGGCTAACAAATTTGATTTTTGGTTGGATTTTGCCGTTTGGGTTGTTGTTTTTTTTGTGGTGGTTTATGACAAAAAAAATAAGAGGTTCAAGCGGTTCTATCTTTGGCTTTGGCAAAGGTAGGTTTAAGGTTTACCTAAATAAACGCCCAGATGTGAAGTTTTCTGATGTAGCAGGCATTGATGAAGTAAAATATGAAGTAGAAGAAATAGTTGAGTTTCTAAAAAACCCGAGCAAATATCAAAAATTAGGTGGAAGAATACCAAAAGGTGTTTTGCTTGTAGGCGCTCCAGGAACTGGCAAAACTCTACTTGCGAAAGCTACAGCTGGGGAAGCAGAAGTGCCATTTTTAAGCATAAGCGGCTCTGAATTTATAGAAATGTTTGTAGGAGTCGGCGCAAGCAGAGTAAGGGATTTGTTCCAAGAAGCTAAAAAACTGGCTCCTTGTATAGTTTTTATTGATGAGATTGATACAATAGGAAAAAGCAGGGCAATCAACACTATGACCTCAAATGACGAGCGGGAGCAAACACTTAATCAATTGCTCGCTGAAATGGATGGGTTTGAATCAAATTTAGGCGTAATTATCATGGCAGCAACAAATAGACCAGAAATACTAGATCCAGCTTTACTTAGACCTGGAAGATTTGACAGGCAAATTATAGTAGATAAGCCAAATGTAACTGGCCGTGAAGCAATCTTTAAGGTGCATGTTAAAAAAGTAAAACTGGATAATGATGTTGATATTAAAAAATTGGCACAGATGACACCTGGACTTGTTGGCGCTGATATAGAAAATATTGTCAATGAAGCTGCATTGTTAGCTGCAAGGGAAAACGGCGAAACGGTAAATATGAGACATTTTGAAGAAGCAATAGAAAGACAAATTGCTGGTTTAAAAAAACAAAACAGGGCAATGCGCGAAGAGGAAAAAAGACGGGTTGCGGTGCACGAATCAGGCCATGCTATCATTGCCTACTTAACACCAAATGCTGACAAAGTGCATAAAATTTCTATTATACCTCGTGGTGTTGCAGCACTTGGATATACCCAACAGTTGCCCACAGACGATAGGTATTTAATCACAAAACAAGAAATGCTAAATATGATAAAGGTGCTTTTTGGCGGAAGAATTGCCGAAGAAATCGTTTTAAAAGATATCTCAACAGGGGCGCAAAACGATCTGTCGCGCGCAACTGATATTGCAAGAAGCATAGTTACAAAATTAGGAATGAGCGAATCTATAGGATTAGTTGTTTTAGAAGATCCAGCAAAATCAAGATTTTTAGGTTCAGAAGGAATATTTGCTCAAAAAGACGAAATAAGCGAAAAAACAAAAGAGACTGTAGATGCAGAAATTAATAAGATATTAAACGATTGCTATAGGCAAGCAAAGCAAATGCTCGAACAAAATATTGATAAGCTTGAAAAATTAACAAATATACTTTTAGAGAAAGAAGAAATCAATGAAGAAGAGTTAAAAAAAGTTATGGAGAATAAAGATGTATGA
- a CDS encoding universal stress protein: protein MYDLNKILVAVDSSPYSTNAIKFALDFGKKFDCVVDALHVVDTMQLEGPFIYDLSGVLGFEPFINFSAELKKTLEEKGRSILQAFSEMAQNESVKFHSFIEIGIIPITIVETSYEYDMVFIGKKGVNASFERGILGSNIESTIRKIKKPIFVADKDFYEIKNIVVGYDGRDPAKEALELANVCATNLKAKIHIVSVRKDETETLDNSDLKITYLTKQKSVADTLIEYTKSLNNPLLMLGAYNKNRLLEMIIGSTTEAILRKECNLPLIIVR, encoded by the coding sequence ATGTATGATTTAAACAAAATTTTAGTGGCAGTTGACTCTAGTCCATATAGCACAAATGCAATAAAGTTTGCGCTTGATTTTGGAAAAAAATTTGATTGCGTTGTGGATGCACTGCATGTAGTAGACACAATGCAACTTGAAGGACCGTTTATTTACGACTTAAGTGGCGTTTTAGGGTTTGAGCCTTTTATTAATTTTAGTGCTGAGCTAAAAAAAACATTGGAAGAAAAAGGCAGAAGTATCTTGCAGGCTTTTTCGGAGATGGCTCAAAACGAAAGCGTAAAGTTTCACTCATTTATAGAAATAGGCATTATACCTATTACAATAGTAGAAACTTCTTATGAGTACGATATGGTTTTTATCGGAAAAAAAGGCGTCAATGCATCATTCGAAAGAGGAATTTTAGGCAGCAATATAGAATCAACTATCAGAAAAATTAAAAAGCCAATTTTTGTTGCAGATAAAGACTTCTACGAGATTAAAAACATCGTGGTGGGTTACGATGGTAGAGATCCTGCCAAAGAAGCTTTAGAACTTGCAAATGTTTGTGCAACAAACCTAAAAGCTAAAATTCATATAGTCAGTGTAAGAAAAGACGAAACAGAAACTTTAGATAATAGCGATTTAAAAATTACATACCTAACTAAACAAAAAAGCGTTGCAGATACATTGATCGAGTACACAAAGAGTCTCAATAATCCGCTTTTGATGCTTGGCGCATACAACAAAAACCGCTTATTAGAAATGATTATAGGCTCAACTACAGAGGCAATCTTGCGAAAAGAATGCAACTTGCCTTTAATTATAGTTAGATAA
- a CDS encoding histidinol phosphate phosphatase domain-containing protein: MIDFHTHTVFSDGELIPSELVKRAKDKGYRAIAITDHADFSNLEIILNNIKKVTYGLEKYYGLYVFCGVEITHVPPQLIKNTILSARQLGAEIVVVHGESPVENVAKSTNIYAIASFCDILAHPGLIGQKEVELAVKNNVYLEITARSGHSLTNGHVFQMSKKYNAKCVIDTDTHSPYDLIDINFAKTILYGCGMNENEVNEAFYNSEVLLEKILKRRFMCSKK; the protein is encoded by the coding sequence ATGATTGATTTTCACACGCACACAGTCTTTAGCGATGGCGAGCTTATACCATCTGAGTTAGTAAAAAGAGCAAAAGACAAAGGCTATAGGGCAATTGCAATTACAGACCATGCTGATTTTTCAAACTTAGAAATAATTTTAAATAACATAAAAAAAGTAACATATGGGCTTGAAAAATACTATGGTTTATATGTTTTCTGTGGCGTAGAAATAACGCATGTGCCACCACAGCTAATAAAAAACACCATTTTGTCTGCAAGGCAACTAGGAGCTGAAATTGTTGTAGTGCATGGCGAAAGCCCCGTTGAAAATGTAGCTAAATCAACAAATATATATGCTATAGCAAGTTTTTGCGATATTTTGGCACACCCCGGATTAATTGGTCAAAAGGAAGTAGAACTTGCAGTAAAAAACAATGTATATTTAGAAATTACTGCAAGGAGCGGTCATAGTTTAACAAATGGTCATGTTTTTCAAATGTCAAAAAAATACAATGCGAAATGTGTAATTGATACAGACACGCACTCTCCATATGATCTTATTGATATCAATTTTGCAAAGACTATACTATATGGTTGCGGTATGAATGAAAATGAAGTTAATGAAGCGTTTTATAATTCAGAAGTGTTATTAGAAAAAATTTTAAAAAGGAGATTTATGTGCTCAAAAAAATAA
- a CDS encoding molybdopterin-dependent oxidoreductase, with the protein MDRRDFLKYSTFGVCLAGVGVGISQQRPGRYIHYDGKYIYPGRIETWPGVDVKFSTCKQCHSDCALMARVYKNTIIKLDGNPYDIQTTQPPIPYATPQNKAITYVGTTFDTSKKPHVNGSHSLCPRGQAGRQTVYDPYRIYKPLKRVGPRGSKKFTTISYEQLINEVVNGGYLFKDVPGEENRFVEGFKHLWNNGQNRFVPANEEYPDFGPKTNQFVAYWGRAEGGQNNLIIRFASALGSVNALPHVSVCELTHHVATNATYPGTNMLKPDQPNAEIVLVFGSNYYEANFPMQTLARRSAEATSSGKKVVFIDPRGGNQIAHADFVPIKPGGDGAFAIGMIRWIIENKRYNEKYLEIPNFEDAIKQNEPNYSNASYLIVADKNHPDYGLFLKSPNKKTIIDEKTKKPKVIEELMVIDKNLKKPTEATSTSQAELWPNGFLSLDTVVVNGVECLTAMQYLWKEAQNHTYEWYEKESGISKLKIIELAREFTSHGRKAVADLYRGPAMHANGYYNARAVLLLNAFVGNIDWKGGYINGGGAAETLDGVYNLKKWPDFVPPSGVRISRERSFYEETTEYKNRLKQGNPFPAKRPWFPFGFGIWQEIWAGTYFQYPYPVKILFQHMANPAWSQPGMGGADDDSLMWVRMIKDLNKVPLFISTDIVIAESSAYADYIIPDATYLEGWGTLGGYPTYPTSRISTRQPIIEPVTAKIKDGIHITMEQFLIDVAKKLGLPGFGKNAFLEGGNLNVREDYYLKMIANIAYDDKHLLKKEGDKFIKQGPVPDADDYEMKTVAEYIKKYPNALKPDEWKKVAYVIARGGRFEDQDVAYLPFGQPEWVTHRWGEKKNAVQIYNEVVAKTHNAITGEKFDGGVRLEPPKNMKGQPLSKIYAMKDYPFMLSTYKVPIHSKSRTISDPWLLELLPGNFLEISEVDAKKLNLKDGDTVRLSSPAYPKGIITRIRIRFALRPGVVTYSQAFGRWSYGSGTWYINGKKYEGDPARNVGIHPNHLMLLDESIADKDGWTTVLESDVAGGMAYYNTPVKIEKVS; encoded by the coding sequence ATGGATAGAAGAGATTTCTTAAAATATTCAACATTCGGTGTATGTCTAGCTGGTGTTGGAGTAGGAATAAGCCAACAAAGACCAGGAAGATACATACATTATGATGGAAAGTATATTTATCCAGGCAGAATAGAAACATGGCCAGGTGTAGATGTAAAATTTTCTACCTGCAAACAATGTCATAGTGATTGTGCACTAATGGCAAGAGTTTATAAAAATACAATAATTAAACTTGATGGAAATCCATACGATATTCAAACCACTCAACCACCAATTCCTTATGCAACACCGCAGAACAAAGCCATAACATATGTAGGAACAACTTTTGATACATCAAAAAAACCACATGTTAATGGTTCTCATTCGCTCTGTCCAAGAGGTCAAGCAGGCAGACAAACGGTGTATGACCCATATAGAATATACAAACCATTAAAAAGAGTTGGCCCTAGAGGCTCAAAAAAATTCACAACCATATCCTACGAACAATTAATTAATGAAGTAGTAAATGGTGGGTATCTATTTAAAGATGTTCCCGGAGAAGAAAACAGATTTGTAGAAGGTTTTAAACATTTGTGGAATAACGGCCAAAACAGATTCGTCCCTGCAAATGAAGAATATCCTGATTTTGGGCCCAAAACGAATCAATTCGTAGCTTACTGGGGTCGAGCAGAAGGTGGACAAAACAATCTTATAATAAGATTTGCAAGCGCTTTAGGCTCTGTTAATGCTCTACCGCATGTTTCTGTATGCGAGTTAACTCACCATGTTGCTACAAATGCAACCTATCCTGGTACCAATATGCTAAAACCAGATCAACCAAACGCTGAAATTGTTTTAGTATTTGGCTCTAATTATTATGAAGCAAATTTTCCTATGCAAACATTAGCTCGACGCTCCGCAGAAGCTACATCAAGCGGTAAAAAGGTCGTATTTATAGACCCAAGAGGCGGTAATCAAATCGCTCACGCAGATTTTGTGCCAATAAAGCCTGGCGGAGATGGAGCATTTGCTATAGGTATGATCAGGTGGATTATTGAAAATAAACGCTATAATGAAAAATATTTAGAGATTCCGAATTTCGAAGATGCTATAAAACAAAATGAACCAAATTATTCTAACGCAAGTTATTTAATTGTAGCTGATAAAAATCACCCAGATTATGGTCTATTTTTGAAATCACCTAACAAAAAAACAATTATAGATGAAAAAACAAAAAAACCTAAAGTAATAGAAGAATTAATGGTGATTGATAAAAATTTAAAAAAACCTACAGAAGCTACTTCAACAAGTCAAGCAGAACTTTGGCCAAACGGATTTTTATCATTGGATACCGTAGTTGTAAATGGTGTAGAGTGCCTTACAGCAATGCAGTATCTGTGGAAAGAAGCACAAAATCACACGTATGAATGGTATGAAAAAGAATCAGGTATATCAAAACTAAAAATAATTGAATTGGCAAGAGAGTTTACTTCTCACGGCAGAAAAGCCGTCGCTGATCTCTATAGAGGCCCAGCGATGCATGCTAATGGCTATTATAATGCTAGGGCAGTATTATTACTAAATGCGTTTGTGGGTAATATAGATTGGAAAGGTGGTTATATAAACGGTGGAGGAGCAGCAGAAACTTTAGATGGGGTATACAATTTAAAGAAATGGCCTGATTTCGTTCCGCCAAGCGGTGTTAGAATTTCCAGAGAGCGCAGTTTTTATGAGGAAACAACTGAATACAAGAATCGACTTAAACAAGGTAACCCATTTCCTGCAAAAAGACCGTGGTTTCCTTTCGGTTTTGGAATTTGGCAGGAAATCTGGGCGGGTACTTATTTTCAATATCCATACCCAGTAAAAATTTTGTTTCAACATATGGCTAACCCAGCCTGGTCTCAACCCGGTATGGGGGGAGCAGATGATGATTCATTGATGTGGGTTAGAATGATTAAAGATTTAAATAAAGTACCATTGTTTATTTCAACAGATATTGTAATAGCAGAAAGTTCTGCCTATGCAGATTACATTATACCTGATGCAACTTACTTAGAGGGCTGGGGAACACTTGGCGGATACCCTACATACCCCACTTCTAGAATTTCTACAAGGCAACCCATTATTGAGCCAGTAACTGCAAAAATCAAAGACGGAATACATATAACAATGGAACAGTTTCTAATTGATGTTGCAAAAAAACTTGGGCTACCGGGATTTGGGAAAAATGCATTTTTAGAAGGTGGAAATTTAAATGTTAGGGAAGACTACTATTTAAAAATGATTGCAAATATCGCTTACGATGATAAACACTTACTTAAAAAAGAAGGCGATAAATTTATAAAACAAGGGCCTGTACCAGATGCTGATGATTATGAAATGAAAACAGTTGCAGAATACATAAAGAAATATCCAAATGCTTTAAAACCAGACGAATGGAAAAAGGTAGCTTATGTAATTGCAAGAGGAGGAAGATTTGAAGACCAAGATGTAGCTTATTTACCATTTGGTCAACCAGAATGGGTCACACATAGGTGGGGTGAAAAGAAAAACGCGGTTCAAATATATAACGAGGTTGTTGCTAAAACACATAACGCTATTACAGGTGAAAAATTTGATGGTGGTGTCCGATTAGAGCCTCCCAAAAACATGAAAGGACAACCTCTAAGTAAAATCTATGCGATGAAAGATTACCCATTTATGCTTTCAACTTACAAAGTACCTATTCACTCAAAATCTAGAACTATATCGGACCCGTGGTTGTTAGAACTGCTGCCAGGTAATTTTTTAGAAATTAGCGAAGTTGATGCTAAAAAATTAAACCTCAAAGATGGTGATACAGTTAGGTTAAGCTCACCTGCTTATCCAAAAGGCATTATTACTAGAATAAGGATACGTTTTGCTCTAAGACCTGGTGTTGTAACATATTCTCAAGCTTTTGGGAGATGGTCTTATGGCTCTGGTACATGGTATATAAATGGCAAAAAATATGAAGGCGACCCAGCCAGAAATGTTGGAATACACCCAAATCACTTAATGCTTTTAGATGAATCTATTGCGGATAAAGATGGTTGGACAACAGTTTTAGAAAGCGATGTAGCAGGTGGTATGGCTTACTATAACACACCAGTAAAAATTGAAAAGGTATCTTAA